DNA from Helcococcus ovis:
ATTTTAGAGATAAAGGTTGGGTAATAAGAGTACCCAGAAGAATACAAGAATTATCTAAAAGAATTAATAATGCAAAAAATGATTTGTCTCAAAGTCTTCAAAAAACACCTACAATCGATGAAATTGCTGATTTCTTAAATGTATCATCTGAAGATGTAATTGAAGCAATGGATGCATCACAGGTTTATTCACCTCAATCTATAGATAAAAATTTAGATTTTTCATCAGAAGAAAGAGAAGTAAGTTTTGCTGATTTAATTGGAGAAGAGGATAAAAATTATCAAATAGTTGAAGATATGGCATTTATTAAAGAGGCTATGGAAAATTTTGATGATTTAGAAAGAAAAATTGTTGTTTATAGATATTTTGATAAAATGACACAAGGTGAAATAGCTGAAAAGCTGAATGTTAGTCAAATGACAGTTTCAAGACTTGAAAAAAAAGTAATAGATAAATTTAGAAAAGAGCTAAATGTAACCGTTAAAAAGAGGAAATATGAAAAATAAATTTTTAGAACAATTTAGAAAGTATAAATTTACAGATACAAGAGTTGGAACTGACAGCATTTATGAGTTTTCAAATGGTAATACACTTCCATATACGGGAGAACCTTTCGGTTCAAATTATTTTTGTGTACAAACTAAAAAAGAAGCCGGTTCATGGTGGTTTAATCCTAATCATATAACATTTGAAGGTTTTAGAATAACTCATCAACCAAGTCCATGGATGGGAGATTTTAGCTCATTTACAATATTGCCGTCAAATAAAATAGAAAATGTAAGAAAAT
Protein-coding regions in this window:
- a CDS encoding SigB/SigF/SigG family RNA polymerase sigma factor is translated as MADVKKSEEKIKDFESFKNLEKLRSKEKKLEKSENSEDKKELQKIKREIKLIRDDLISKNLYIAEILAKKYSNRGIEYDDLYQIASLGLILALDRFNADRGFEFSSFATPTITGEIKRYFRDKGWVIRVPRRIQELSKRINNAKNDLSQSLQKTPTIDEIADFLNVSSEDVIEAMDASQVYSPQSIDKNLDFSSEEREVSFADLIGEEDKNYQIVEDMAFIKEAMENFDDLERKIVVYRYFDKMTQGEIAEKLNVSQMTVSRLEKKVIDKFRKELNVTVKKRKYEK